The following proteins are encoded in a genomic region of Tenacibaculum sp. 190524A05c:
- a CDS encoding DUF1697 domain-containing protein yields the protein MNTYIVLLRGVNVSGKNKLPMKDFRIVLEKLNYSNVSTYIQSGNILLQSNESKEEVINKIHNEIKTEFNFEIPVIIRTPEEWKKTIDNYPFSTENDKIVAFSFLDSHVSQNEIEVKGINEDKYQISNDIVYLYCPSGFGKTKLTNNTIEKKLKVNATTRNLKTTLKLWELSKELN from the coding sequence ATGAACACATATATTGTTTTACTTAGAGGAGTTAATGTTTCAGGTAAGAATAAATTACCTATGAAAGATTTCAGAATAGTTTTGGAAAAATTAAACTATTCTAACGTTTCCACTTATATACAAAGTGGAAATATTCTTTTACAATCGAATGAATCCAAAGAAGAAGTTATCAATAAGATTCATAATGAAATAAAAACTGAATTTAATTTCGAAATTCCTGTTATAATTAGAACTCCTGAAGAATGGAAAAAAACTATTGATAATTATCCCTTTTCTACCGAAAATGATAAAATAGTAGCTTTTAGTTTTTTAGATTCTCATGTTTCTCAAAATGAAATCGAAGTAAAAGGAATAAATGAGGATAAATATCAAATAAGTAATGATATTGTTTATTTGTATTGTCCTTCTGGTTTTGGTAAGACCAAATTAACAAACAATACAATAGAGAAAAAATTAAAGGTTAACGCAACAACTCGTAATTTAAAAACGACACTAAAGTTGTGGGAACTTTCAAAAGAACTTAACTAA